A region of Deinococcus rubellus DNA encodes the following proteins:
- the tnpC gene encoding IS66 family transposase, whose translation MRELEAQVAQLLGRLRDLEARLAQDSTTSSQPPSKDKPWVPKSERQKTGRSSGAQRGHVGKTLKMAEHVDEVVSLPLTGYCACGHAWESVSAQGHVARQVMDLPELRLQVTEYRADVKVCPGCRHRQHASFPDDVPGRVQYGSRVHGLAVSLNAAHFIPLERTTEILEALCGAHPSEGTIVLNLQLAADRLIDFETQLKAALLNQPVLHADETGSKVNGKLQWMHVVSCAQLTLDGQHSQRGFAALEAMNVLPQFKGILMHDAWSTSFKLSAKHALCGAHLLRELRGLAEHHAQVWAGELRDALRLVYHQQKDGTITPDLVIAFEQQFDALLDAGLKANPPAPPVPGRRGRTKQTPGRNLALRCQQHREAVLRFLHDEGVPFDNNQAERDIRPWCVKRKVSGGFRSKEGGQHFARIRSDISTLHKQGLNVWHGLVSVFRSEIIMPSFCC comes from the coding sequence ATTCGTGAACTCGAAGCGCAGGTGGCTCAGTTGCTCGGACGGCTCCGGGACCTCGAGGCCCGGTTGGCACAGGACAGCACGACGTCCAGTCAACCACCGAGCAAAGACAAGCCGTGGGTACCCAAGAGTGAGCGCCAGAAGACCGGCCGGTCTTCTGGCGCTCAACGTGGTCATGTCGGTAAGACCCTCAAGATGGCGGAGCACGTGGATGAGGTCGTCTCCTTACCGTTGACCGGATATTGCGCCTGTGGACACGCGTGGGAGAGCGTCAGTGCCCAAGGGCACGTAGCACGGCAGGTCATGGACCTGCCAGAGCTGCGTTTGCAGGTGACCGAGTACCGCGCGGACGTCAAGGTCTGCCCAGGGTGTCGGCACCGCCAGCACGCATCCTTCCCTGACGACGTTCCCGGCCGGGTTCAGTACGGGTCTCGGGTTCATGGGCTGGCGGTCTCCCTGAATGCGGCACACTTCATACCACTGGAACGCACCACGGAGATCCTCGAAGCGTTGTGTGGAGCGCATCCCAGTGAAGGCACCATTGTCCTGAACCTCCAATTGGCTGCTGACCGCCTCATCGACTTCGAGACACAGCTCAAAGCCGCGCTGCTCAATCAACCCGTCCTGCACGCCGATGAGACCGGCAGCAAGGTCAACGGCAAGCTGCAGTGGATGCATGTCGTGAGCTGCGCGCAGCTCACCCTGGATGGCCAGCATTCCCAGCGGGGCTTCGCCGCGCTGGAAGCCATGAATGTCCTGCCGCAGTTCAAGGGCATCCTGATGCACGACGCCTGGAGCACGTCTTTCAAGCTCTCCGCGAAACACGCACTCTGCGGGGCACACCTGCTGCGCGAACTGCGTGGCCTCGCCGAGCATCACGCTCAAGTATGGGCGGGAGAGCTGCGAGACGCGCTGCGCCTGGTGTACCACCAGCAGAAGGATGGGACGATCACTCCCGACCTCGTGATCGCCTTCGAACAGCAGTTCGATGCCCTGCTGGACGCTGGACTGAAGGCCAATCCTCCAGCACCTCCGGTCCCTGGGAGACGAGGCCGAACGAAACAGACACCAGGCCGCAACCTGGCCCTGAGGTGCCAGCAGCACCGCGAGGCGGTGCTGCGCTTCCTCCACGACGAAGGTGTGCCTTTTGACAACAATCAGGCCGAACGGGACATCAGGCCGTGGTGCGTTAAACGCAAGGTCTCTGGGGGCTTCCGATCCAAGGAGGGCGGCCAGCACTTCGCCCGTATCCGGAGTGACATCTCGACGCTCCACAAGCAGGGATTGAACGTCTGGCATGGCCTCGTCAGCGTGTTTCGCAGTGAAATCATTATGCCTAGTTTTTGCTGCTGA
- the dnaE gene encoding DNA polymerase III subunit alpha yields the protein MTAADATAPHIHLPDGSCCAPKRFAHLHQHTQYSLLDGAAKLKDLLKWVKEVTPDGTQAACAMTDHGNMHGAVHFYNYAQAAEVKPILGYEAYVVPGHGTRRDRKPGVSGEKGIFHLTLLARDFEGYQNLCRLSSRGYTEGYYYKPRIDHELLEEHSKGVIAFSGCLGSEVQQLLMQGREAEAKQRLLWYRDLFGENYYIEIQDHGLPEQKKNNPVLKAWADELGIGMVATNDGHYVKKSDATAHETLLAIQTKAVMADENRFKFPCDEFYVKTLEEMQMALPVAEWGEQIFDNSANIADLCSVELPVGKKRVYQMPALPIPEGRTMAEELRVQTYAGSLKRYPHHVTEALLREYAVRSLAALEVGERERVLARTEGCDARSCDLETLLTLVAFMGSEWEARGKVAGEKYTPYPALEVMEQAAESGPLPDYACTDWQRSKGEASDTAIQLDPGSEAEKTCRAHHTHALVLLRRAEYELSVINNMGFPDYLLIVADYINWAKDHGISVGPGRGSGAGSIVCYAIRITNLDPLEFDLLFERFLNPDRISMPDLDIDFNDARRVEVIDYVQKKYGEDKVAQIATFGTMASKACLKDVARVMGLEYAKVDKVSKLIPIKFGKSFSLEQARDAVPDIQQLLAEDKQLLEAYEFAQQLEGLTRHASVHAAGVVIGKDKLTDLVPVMRDTSGIGMVCQYDMKAVEDIGLIKMDFLGLRTLSFLDEAKRILRESQPVFSTQDVDFDTIPFDDEKTFEMLSRGDTKGVFQLEGAGIADASRRLKPRRLADIIALSALYRPGPMENIPTYVRRHHGLDTVDYVRDGFPNSAQWLEKILSETYGIPVYQEQIMQIASEVAGFSLGGADLLRRAMGKKDTAEMARQRQIFVEGAGGKGVPKEEANKLFDLLDSFANYGFNKSHSAAYGVITYQTAWLKANYPVEFMAALLTVERRDSDKVAEYASDARKMGVEVLPPDINQSGADFRVHGEQIYFGLYAIKGLGENAVVKILDERERAGRFKSLADFCSRIDHKTCNRKGSESLIKSGAFDAFGERKQLLESLEDALAWAQGAASMLNSGMDALFGMAETAPEPRPRQNVTPLGELEKLSLEKEALGLYISGHPLEQHEGLREAATVRIAALEDWFAAQPQKAAVGGRGPRVKAVLAGMIENVVKKPTKSGGMMARFNLADESATIELVGFSRAYERIQDKLINDTPALVIVEIESEEGGMRVVAEEVITAEQLTDVPKVMYVDIDLEQTSPDALGEFQSVLDEHAGSMPTFLRMEGGEQFVVYQLERPVGSSDAIRELNKTFPWSKSYLAYDQATILSRFAPKPPAWANRQAGKGMQA from the coding sequence ATGACCGCCGCCGACGCCACTGCTCCGCACATCCACTTGCCCGACGGCTCCTGCTGCGCGCCCAAGCGGTTTGCTCACCTGCACCAACACACCCAGTACTCGCTGCTCGACGGCGCGGCCAAGCTCAAGGACCTGCTGAAATGGGTCAAGGAAGTCACGCCGGACGGTACCCAGGCCGCCTGTGCCATGACCGATCACGGCAACATGCACGGCGCGGTGCATTTCTACAACTACGCCCAGGCTGCCGAAGTCAAGCCGATTCTCGGCTACGAGGCGTATGTGGTGCCCGGCCACGGCACCCGGCGCGACCGCAAGCCCGGCGTCAGCGGCGAGAAGGGCATCTTCCACCTGACCCTGCTGGCCCGTGACTTCGAGGGCTATCAGAACCTCTGCCGCCTGAGTTCTCGCGGCTACACTGAGGGGTACTATTACAAGCCGCGCATCGACCACGAACTTTTAGAGGAGCATTCGAAGGGCGTGATCGCCTTCTCAGGCTGCCTCGGCTCGGAAGTGCAGCAACTGCTGATGCAGGGCCGCGAGGCCGAGGCCAAACAGCGCTTGCTGTGGTACCGGGACCTGTTCGGCGAGAATTATTACATCGAGATTCAGGATCACGGGCTGCCGGAACAGAAGAAGAACAACCCGGTTCTCAAAGCCTGGGCCGACGAACTCGGCATCGGTATGGTGGCGACCAACGACGGCCACTATGTGAAGAAGTCCGACGCCACTGCCCACGAAACGCTGCTCGCCATTCAGACCAAGGCGGTCATGGCCGACGAGAACCGCTTCAAGTTTCCCTGCGACGAGTTTTATGTCAAGACACTGGAAGAAATGCAGATGGCCCTGCCGGTGGCCGAATGGGGTGAGCAGATCTTTGACAACTCGGCCAACATCGCTGATTTGTGCAGCGTGGAGTTGCCGGTAGGCAAGAAACGGGTCTATCAGATGCCCGCCCTGCCGATTCCTGAGGGCCGCACCATGGCCGAGGAGTTGCGCGTGCAGACCTACGCCGGGAGCCTCAAGCGCTACCCGCACCACGTCACGGAGGCGCTGCTGCGCGAGTACGCCGTGCGGAGCCTGGCGGCGCTGGAAGTGGGCGAGCGCGAGCGGGTACTGGCGCGCACTGAGGGCTGCGATGCCCGGAGCTGCGATCTGGAAACTCTGCTGACCCTGGTCGCCTTCATGGGCAGCGAGTGGGAAGCGCGGGGCAAGGTGGCGGGCGAGAAATACACGCCTTACCCGGCGCTTGAGGTGATGGAGCAGGCGGCGGAGTCCGGCCCGTTGCCCGACTACGCCTGCACCGACTGGCAGCGCTCCAAAGGCGAGGCCAGCGACACGGCCATTCAGCTCGACCCTGGCAGTGAGGCGGAGAAGACCTGCCGCGCCCACCACACGCACGCGCTGGTGCTGCTGCGCCGCGCCGAGTACGAGCTGAGCGTCATCAACAACATGGGTTTTCCCGACTACCTGCTGATCGTGGCCGATTACATCAACTGGGCCAAGGATCACGGCATCAGCGTGGGGCCGGGGCGCGGCTCGGGGGCAGGTTCGATCGTCTGTTACGCCATCCGCATCACCAACCTCGATCCACTGGAATTCGATCTGCTGTTCGAGCGCTTCCTCAATCCCGACCGCATCTCGATGCCAGATCTGGACATTGATTTCAATGATGCCCGCCGCGTCGAAGTGATCGATTATGTGCAGAAGAAGTACGGCGAAGATAAGGTGGCCCAGATTGCCACCTTCGGGACGATGGCGAGTAAGGCCTGTCTCAAAGACGTGGCCCGTGTGATGGGACTCGAATATGCCAAGGTCGATAAGGTCAGCAAGCTGATCCCCATCAAGTTCGGCAAGAGCTTCTCGCTGGAGCAGGCCCGCGACGCTGTGCCGGACATTCAGCAATTGCTGGCCGAAGACAAGCAACTGCTGGAAGCCTACGAATTTGCCCAGCAACTCGAAGGCCTGACCCGTCACGCCTCGGTTCACGCGGCGGGCGTGGTCATCGGCAAGGACAAGCTGACCGATCTGGTGCCGGTGATGCGTGACACTTCCGGCATTGGCATGGTCTGCCAGTACGACATGAAAGCGGTGGAAGACATTGGCCTGATCAAGATGGACTTCCTGGGCCTGAGAACTTTGTCGTTTCTGGATGAGGCCAAGCGGATTCTGCGCGAATCCCAGCCGGTCTTCAGCACCCAGGACGTCGATTTCGACACCATTCCCTTCGACGACGAGAAGACCTTCGAGATGCTCAGCCGGGGCGACACCAAGGGCGTCTTTCAGCTCGAAGGCGCGGGCATCGCCGACGCTTCCCGCCGACTCAAGCCGCGCCGCCTGGCCGATATCATCGCGCTCTCGGCGCTGTACCGCCCCGGCCCGATGGAAAACATTCCGACGTATGTGCGCCGCCATCACGGTCTGGATACAGTGGACTATGTGCGCGACGGCTTTCCCAACTCGGCGCAGTGGCTCGAAAAAATCTTGTCGGAAACCTACGGCATTCCGGTGTACCAGGAACAGATTATGCAGATCGCCTCGGAAGTCGCCGGATTCAGCCTGGGCGGGGCCGATCTGCTGCGCCGGGCGATGGGCAAGAAAGACACGGCGGAAATGGCCCGTCAGCGCCAGATCTTTGTGGAAGGTGCGGGCGGCAAGGGCGTGCCCAAGGAAGAGGCCAACAAGCTCTTCGATTTGCTGGACTCGTTTGCGAACTACGGGTTCAACAAGAGCCACTCGGCGGCCTACGGCGTCATCACCTACCAGACCGCCTGGCTCAAGGCCAACTACCCGGTCGAGTTCATGGCGGCCCTGCTCACCGTCGAGCGGCGCGACTCGGACAAGGTCGCCGAGTACGCTTCCGACGCCCGCAAGATGGGCGTGGAAGTGCTGCCGCCGGACATCAACCAATCCGGCGCGGACTTCCGGGTTCACGGCGAGCAGATCTATTTCGGCCTGTACGCCATCAAGGGGCTGGGCGAGAACGCGGTAGTCAAGATTCTGGACGAGCGGGAGCGGGCCGGGCGCTTCAAGTCGCTGGCCGATTTCTGCTCACGCATCGACCACAAGACCTGCAACCGTAAAGGTTCAGAGAGCTTGATCAAGTCGGGGGCCTTTGACGCCTTCGGGGAGCGCAAACAACTCTTAGAGAGCCTAGAAGACGCCCTGGCCTGGGCGCAGGGTGCGGCCTCAATGCTCAACTCGGGCATGGACGCCCTCTTCGGGATGGCCGAAACCGCCCCCGAACCCAGGCCGCGTCAGAATGTGACACCGCTGGGCGAACTGGAAAAGCTGAGCCTGGAGAAAGAAGCCCTGGGCCTCTACATTTCCGGCCACCCCTTAGAGCAGCACGAGGGGCTACGCGAGGCCGCCACCGTCCGCATCGCCGCGCTGGAAGACTGGTTCGCCGCCCAGCCGCAGAAGGCCGCCGTGGGCGGGCGCGGCCCCCGGGTCAAGGCGGTGCTGGCCGGCATGATCGAGAACGTGGTGAAAAAGCCCACCAAGTCCGGCGGCATGATGGCCCGTTTCAACCTGGCCGACGAGAGCGCCACCATCGAACTGGTCGGCTTCTCGCGCGCCTATGAGCGCATTCAGGACAAGCTGATCAACGACACGCCCGCCCTGGTCATCGTGGAGATCGAGAGCGAGGAGGGCGGCATGCGGGTGGTCGCCGAGGAAGTCATCACCGCCGAGCAACTGACCGACGTGCCTAAGGTCATGTACGTGGACATTGATCTGGAGCAGACCAGTCCCGACGCCCTGGGCGAGTTTCAGAGTGTGCTGGACGAACACGCCGGGAGCATGCCCACCTTTCTGCGGATGGAAGGCGGCGAGCAGTTCGTGGTGTACCAGCTTGAGCGTCCGGTGGGCAGCAGCGACGCCATCCGGGAACTCAACAAGACCTTTCCCTGGAGCAAGTCGTATCTGGCCTACGATCAGGCCACCATTCTCAGCCGCTTTGCGCCCAAGCCGCCCGCCTGGGCGAACCGACAGGCGGGGAAGGGGATGCAGGCTTGA